A stretch of the Candidatus Jettenia sp. AMX2 genome encodes the following:
- the mtnA gene encoding S-methyl-5-thioribose-1-phosphate isomerase, whose protein sequence is MPLPTIEWEGDINGRVRLIDQTLLPAELKFVYCEDLKSIWHAIKTLMVRGAPAIGIAGAMGVILGIKESQTNDTDSFFKDLRQVATYLSSSRPTAVNLFWGIARMERLAQKNKNKPVREIKELLLQEAIRIQEEDKIICRKIGENGAGFIGDNDGILTHCNAGGLATADYGTALAVLFKAKEQGKHMRVYADETRPLLQGARLTAWELMHAGIDVTLICDNMAAHVMKQRKVQCVIVGADRIAANGDTANKIGTYGVSILAKEHGIPFYVAAPVSTFDLEIKSGNDIPIEERSPGEVTDGFGKKTAPEGIKVFNPAFDVTPAKNITAIITEKGVINQPSHKNIQKLLGTNVSL, encoded by the coding sequence ATGCCATTACCAACAATTGAGTGGGAGGGTGATATCAATGGACGTGTTCGGCTTATTGATCAGACCCTCCTGCCTGCAGAATTAAAATTTGTTTATTGCGAAGACCTTAAAAGTATCTGGCATGCGATTAAAACACTTATGGTGAGAGGCGCACCGGCAATTGGTATTGCAGGCGCCATGGGTGTGATTCTGGGTATAAAGGAATCGCAAACCAATGATACTGATAGTTTTTTCAAGGATCTCAGACAGGTAGCTACGTACCTGAGTTCATCAAGACCTACCGCTGTTAATCTTTTCTGGGGAATTGCCCGTATGGAACGCCTTGCACAGAAAAATAAAAACAAACCCGTCCGGGAGATAAAAGAATTGCTCCTGCAGGAGGCAATCAGGATACAGGAAGAGGATAAGATAATCTGCAGGAAAATCGGTGAGAATGGAGCAGGATTTATTGGTGATAATGACGGCATACTGACCCATTGTAATGCCGGGGGGCTTGCTACTGCTGATTACGGAACAGCACTGGCCGTTCTTTTTAAGGCGAAAGAACAAGGCAAACATATGAGGGTATATGCAGATGAAACCCGCCCTCTGTTACAGGGAGCGAGACTAACGGCCTGGGAACTCATGCATGCAGGGATTGATGTTACCCTGATCTGTGATAACATGGCGGCACATGTGATGAAACAGAGAAAGGTTCAGTGTGTAATTGTAGGTGCTGACCGAATCGCGGCGAATGGTGATACTGCCAATAAAATCGGTACGTATGGTGTTTCTATTTTAGCGAAAGAACATGGAATCCCCTTCTATGTTGCAGCGCCTGTTTCAACGTTTGATTTAGAGATAAAATCGGGAAATGATATCCCTATTGAAGAACGTTCACCCGGTGAAGTCACCGATGGATTTGGCAAAAAAACCGCACCCGAAGGAATTAAGGTATTCAATCCGGCCTTTGATGTTACCCCTGCAAAAAACATCACGGCTATTATCACGGAAAAGGGCGTAATTAATCAACCCTCTCATAAAAATATCCAGAAACTCCTGGGAACAAATGTTTCGTTATAA
- the ald gene encoding alanine dehydrogenase: MIVGVPKEIKSDEYRVALIPVGVEEMVKRGHTVLVEEGAGLGSGISDLEYKKAGAGLIVNPGKIYEQAQLIMKVKEPLPEEYPLLQKEQTVFTFFHFAASRELTDTLLKAKVTAIAYETIRDELGRHPILTPMSEVAGRMSIQEGAKYLEKPMQGRGILLGGVPGVAPANVVIIGGGVVGTNAAKVAAGLGASVTILDINMDRLRYLDDIMPENVVTLMSNIQNIRERVEDADLLIGAVLIEGALAPRVVTKDMIQTMKTGAVIIDVAIDQGGCIETSRPTTHRNPVYTVDNIIHYCVTNMPGAVGCTSTKALTNVTLPYALEIADKGYERAAQENLSIMKGINMVKGYLTNKAVADAFGMSCYMFDKKEKNNL; the protein is encoded by the coding sequence ATGATTGTGGGCGTACCGAAGGAAATAAAGTCTGATGAATACCGGGTTGCTCTTATTCCTGTAGGTGTAGAGGAAATGGTAAAACGGGGACATACGGTTCTGGTAGAAGAGGGGGCTGGACTGGGAAGTGGTATTTCTGATTTGGAATATAAAAAGGCCGGTGCAGGATTAATCGTCAATCCCGGAAAGATTTATGAACAGGCACAGCTCATCATGAAGGTGAAAGAGCCATTACCGGAAGAATATCCTCTTTTACAGAAAGAACAGACCGTTTTTACCTTTTTCCATTTTGCTGCTTCCAGGGAATTAACAGATACACTCCTGAAGGCAAAGGTAACTGCCATCGCTTACGAAACAATCCGTGATGAGCTGGGCCGTCATCCGATCCTGACGCCTATGAGTGAAGTAGCAGGGAGGATGTCTATACAGGAAGGAGCAAAGTATCTGGAGAAACCCATGCAGGGACGCGGCATACTTCTCGGTGGGGTGCCGGGAGTAGCGCCCGCAAATGTAGTAATTATCGGCGGCGGGGTTGTAGGTACCAATGCTGCCAAGGTGGCGGCAGGACTTGGTGCCAGCGTAACAATCCTCGATATCAATATGGACCGGCTAAGATACCTGGATGATATCATGCCTGAAAATGTAGTGACACTCATGTCAAACATTCAGAACATCCGGGAAAGGGTCGAAGATGCAGATCTTTTAATTGGTGCGGTACTCATTGAAGGGGCACTGGCGCCCCGTGTGGTAACAAAAGATATGATTCAAACCATGAAAACAGGGGCGGTAATTATCGACGTGGCAATTGATCAGGGGGGTTGTATAGAGACGAGCAGACCCACTACTCACAGGAACCCTGTTTACACAGTAGATAATATTATCCATTACTGCGTTACAAACATGCCTGGTGCGGTAGGATGCACGTCAACAAAGGCGCTAACGAATGTAACATTGCCATATGCCCTGGAGATCGCAGATAAAGGATATGAACGTGCTGCACAGGAAAACCTCTCCATCATGAAAGGAATAAACATGGTAAAAGGGTATCTGACAAACAAGGCAGTGGCAGATGCTTTTGGAATGAGTTGTTATATGTTTGATAAGAAAGAAAAAAACAATTTATAA
- the mtaB gene encoding tRNA (N(6)-L-threonylcarbamoyladenosine(37)-C(2))-methylthiotransferase MtaB, with translation MRTCAFITLGCKVNQYETQAIRESLAAKGLVETSPEDSADIYVINTCTVTSLSEEKSRQYIKKVRRKNPEAKVVVTGCYAEADTEILKRTEGVDYVITKAEESQLAEIIKDFHDSNSAGKLAEDSIYNLKISHFAGHTRAFLKIEDGCDMYCSYCIIPYVRGGIKSRKPKEIKEEAERLIRNGYKEVILTGIHLGAYGRDTEGRCRLADVILMLNDLPGLERIRLSSIDVNDITGDVIDLVSRSKKICPHFHIPLQSGDDFILKRMNRKYTASHYLEIINTIKSKIELPSFTTDIMVGFPGEKDIHFQNTLQVCEKAGFSRIHIFPFSVRKGTPAAKMPDHCHPQTIKDRKAKISNIANNLSLAYKKQFLQKQAEVLVETERDPTTNKLCGYSERYLKVFFDGPDTIKNTIVPVRIQEVTPLLVTGDI, from the coding sequence ATGAGAACTTGTGCTTTCATTACCCTTGGGTGTAAAGTTAACCAATACGAGACCCAGGCTATCCGTGAATCCCTTGCTGCTAAAGGCCTCGTAGAAACGAGTCCTGAAGATAGCGCGGATATTTATGTAATTAATACCTGTACCGTTACCTCATTGAGCGAAGAGAAATCGCGCCAGTATATTAAGAAAGTAAGAAGAAAAAATCCTGAAGCAAAGGTTGTGGTTACCGGCTGCTATGCTGAGGCAGATACCGAAATACTAAAAAGAACCGAAGGGGTGGATTATGTAATCACAAAGGCTGAAGAATCACAGCTGGCCGAAATTATTAAAGATTTTCATGACAGCAATTCCGCCGGGAAGCTGGCAGAAGATTCTATCTATAACCTTAAAATAAGCCATTTTGCAGGCCATACAAGGGCGTTTTTAAAGATTGAGGATGGATGTGATATGTATTGTTCGTACTGCATCATCCCTTATGTCCGGGGAGGCATAAAAAGCAGAAAACCAAAGGAGATTAAAGAAGAAGCTGAACGTCTGATCCGGAATGGCTATAAGGAGGTTATACTGACAGGTATCCATTTAGGGGCGTATGGCAGGGATACGGAAGGACGCTGCCGGTTAGCGGATGTTATCTTAATGCTGAATGATTTGCCGGGTCTGGAGCGGATCCGCCTGAGTTCAATCGATGTGAATGACATAACAGGGGATGTAATTGATCTCGTCTCTCGTTCGAAAAAAATCTGTCCCCATTTTCATATACCCCTGCAGAGCGGAGACGATTTTATTCTGAAGAGGATGAACAGAAAATATACCGCATCGCATTATCTGGAAATAATTAATACTATCAAATCAAAGATCGAATTACCTTCATTTACCACAGATATTATGGTAGGGTTCCCTGGAGAAAAGGATATCCATTTTCAAAACACCCTTCAGGTATGTGAAAAAGCCGGATTTAGCCGTATCCATATATTCCCTTTTAGTGTGCGAAAGGGTACACCGGCAGCGAAAATGCCGGATCATTGCCACCCTCAGACTATAAAAGACAGAAAAGCAAAGATATCAAATATTGCAAATAATTTATCTCTCGCTTATAAAAAACAGTTTTTACAAAAGCAGGCAGAGGTACTTGTGGAAACAGAAAGGGATCCAACGACGAATAAATTATGCGGTTATTCCGAACGATACCTCAAGGTTTTCTTTGATGGTCCGGATACGATAAAAAATACTATTGTTCCGGTACGAATACAGGAGGTAACCCCTTTATTGGTAACGGGAGATATCTGA
- a CDS encoding DUF4159 domain-containing protein has translation MIFNFAIWGFSSLPYDVFAMGDASKFTFAQLEYSQGNWNPRPNAGKRLMWELMKRTSVEAHIDIVTLRVDNTTIFEYPFLYMAGDAEFPPLSEKEINNLKLYLEFGGTLFIDDSLGKTGFGFDTSVRREIKRLFPDKILEKLPSDHTVFKSFYLLNQAYGRVIEKTYLEGISIGNRTVIIYSQNDLGGAWAKDPLGKWEYEVLPGGETQRAMAFRLGVNIIMYALTGNYKQDQVHLPFILKRQM, from the coding sequence ATGATTTTCAACTTTGCAATCTGGGGATTTTCATCCCTGCCGTATGATGTTTTTGCCATGGGGGATGCCTCAAAATTCACCTTTGCACAGTTGGAATATTCGCAGGGAAACTGGAATCCCCGTCCCAATGCAGGAAAACGTCTTATGTGGGAACTTATGAAACGCACTAGTGTTGAGGCGCACATTGATATTGTCACTCTTCGGGTAGATAACACTACTATTTTTGAATATCCATTCCTTTATATGGCAGGCGATGCCGAATTTCCGCCTCTCAGCGAAAAAGAGATAAACAATCTGAAACTGTATCTGGAATTCGGCGGCACACTCTTTATTGATGATAGCCTGGGAAAAACCGGTTTCGGATTTGATACATCTGTCCGGCGTGAAATAAAAAGATTATTTCCCGATAAAATCCTGGAAAAGTTACCATCTGATCATACGGTATTTAAATCATTTTATTTGCTGAACCAGGCATACGGCAGGGTTATCGAAAAAACCTACCTGGAAGGTATATCAATCGGAAACCGGACAGTCATTATCTATTCGCAGAATGATCTGGGAGGCGCCTGGGCGAAAGATCCACTTGGGAAATGGGAATATGAGGTACTTCCGGGAGGAGAAACACAAAGGGCTATGGCGTTCCGGCTCGGCGTAAACATTATCATGTACGCCCTCACCGGGAACTATAAACAGGATCAGGTACATCTGCCATTTATCTTAAAAAGACAAATGTAA